GTTGGAGCCGCGGATCTCGAAGGTGCCGACCCGGGGGACGGTGGCGCCCATCCCGGAGGATCCGACATCACTGCCGCGCCGTTCCAGTTCGCGGGCGCGGCGCTCGCGGCCCCGTTCGGTGGTCTGGACTTCGGTTGCTTCCTTCTTCAGCTGGTCGGCGTGCTTCTTGGGCGTACGGCTGCCGTCGATCCACCGGGAGACGGTGCGCGGGGAAACGTTGTACGCGGCCGCCATCGCCGCCGTGCTTCCGTCGTACTTGCGGTCACGGACGTGCGCGGCCTGGGTGGTAGATCGTGCGGGCGCCTTGCGGGAGGGGAAGATGAACTCCTTGACCTTGCCGTTGACGCCGGGGCCCTCGCCCTCTTGCTGCCCGGTCATGCGCCGTCCTCCTGGTCCTCATCGTGCTCAGCGTCGTCGATGTCCTCGTCGGCGAGCGGCAGTCCGTCCGTGCTGAAGTGGTGGGTGAGCCGTCCGGGATGCTCACGGTCTTCTTCGTTCTCCCGCTCCATCAGTTCACGCACCGCGGGCATCGGGATGCTGGCCTCGTGCTTGAACTGGCCCGGGCCGATGCCCAGCCGGATCACACCCAGGACCGGCTTGCCCTGCTCCGGCGGGGTGAGGAGCTCGAGGGCCGAGGGCTCCTCGGTGGCGTACATGAGGGAGTCGACGTTGACAGCGAAGGGGGCCCGGCCGGTCTTGTTGAGGGTCTTGCGCATGCGGCGGTGGTTGGCGATCCGGGCCGCGGCGATGATGTGGTGGCGCAGCTCGGGGCGGTAGGACCAGTCCTCGACGACCTTCTTCATCCAGGTCTCGTCGTCCATGTACTTCGCGGAGGCGGCCCACTTGCCGATGCCGCCCTTGTAGATCGCCTTGTAGAGGGTGGCGAGGATCAGGGCGTCGCCGGCCTCGGTGTCGGCCGGGTCGATCTGCTTGTGCGCGGCGTACGCGGCGAGGAACTCCTCGGGGTCCTGGCCGTCGCGCAGTCCGAGAGCGGCGTAGGCGCGCTTGTAGGCCTCGCGCAGCCGGTTCGTCCACTCCTTGAGGATCGGCAGGGTGAGGGTGGAGAGGTAGGCGTCGGTGATGGTGGTCGGGTCGAAGCCGTACTCGGCCGCCATGTAGGTGACGGTCGGGGTGGCGTACCAGCCGGGGCCGGTCGGGCGCCTGCCGTGGAAGGTGGCCGGGTGCGGTAGCAGCTCCTCGACCTCCAGGGCGGTGAAGTCGCACCACCACAGGCCCGCCGGCGGGGACTTGGGGTCCCAGGCGGGATTGCTCACGTACTCCAGGGGGCCGACGGGCAGGCGTAGGGACGTGGTGACCGAGAGGTAGGAGGCGCACACGTCGACGGCCACCGCGTACGGCATGGCGGACTCGTTCTCGGTGAGGGGCCTGGCCCACCACTTGAAGTCCTCCTCCTCGCACACGGCCTCGCCCTTTGCGAGGGCCTGAACGGTGAGAGGGTGGCGGGCGCCGGCCGCCCAGGGGATGGTCGTGTCCTGATCGGGCAGGGCGCCCTCTCGCAGCCGGTACCGGCGCTCGCCCTGGTCGTTCTCGTACGGCTCAAACCGCGGGCGGACGGCGTCCAGGAGCAGCTTGCTGGTGGTGGCCGGGGTGATGCCGGGGGCGATTCCGAGGTCGGCGACGTACGCACGGACGCGGCGGGCGAGCGTGGCCGCGTCGAGTTCGCCGTCGGGGGTGGTGGCGAGCTGGACGATCATCTCGCTGGTCTTCTGCTGGCGTTCGTTGCCCTGGCCGAGCCAGGGAGCGACCACCACGCGAATCGAAGTCTTGAGGCCGCCCGGGGCGCCCGGGCGGCGGTAGGCCTGGAAGGTCGGGCCGATCTCCTCGGAGATTTCCATGCCGGCGGTGTTCGCGGCGGTGGCCAGCTTCTTCTGGAGGGCGGCGAGGGCCTTGTCGGTGGTCGGGAACGAGGCGGGCAGGCCCAGGGTCTTGAGCGTGGCAGCCGAGAGGCACACCATGCCGTCGCCGGGACGACCGGCGTCGTGGATCCGGTCGATGCGCAGCGGCAGGCCGGTGCCGAGCCAGTGGAACCAGTCGGCCAGCTTCGTGCCCGCGGGCGCCGGCACCTGGTCGACGTCGAGCATCCAGCCGTCGGTGCTGCTGTCGAGGGCGACGGCGGGCCAGCGGATGGGGCGCTTCACCACGGGCGCGGTGGTCCTGGTCGAGCGAGGCGCAGCGCTGCGGCCTCCTCGACGCGCGGGAGTTCCCTGGGCGCGGCCCTGGTACGCGGGGGCCGGCCGCGGGCTGGCCAGGTGGCGTGCCGGCTGTTCCTGAACGGGAGAACGGCTCGTACTCGTGTCCGCAGGAGCGACGGCCTGAGGCACGGGGGCCTGCTGTTCCGCGCGCAGACGCTGCAACTGTTCGATCTTCGCGGCCCGGGACTGCGGGGTGCACGCCTTGGGGCAGCGCTTCCACTCGCTCTGCATCCGGGTGCCGCGTTGGACCCACTCGACGATCCACCCCGGCTTGTCGGAGCCGATGCAGCCGTCACAGCCGGCCAGGCGTACGCCAGCCATCATGCTTCCTGCCCTTGCGGTCGTGGTTCGAAGTCTGGGGAAGGCGCTCCGTGCCCCTGAGTGCTTGGGAGCTTAGTAAGGCGGGAGTTGTGCGTCACAGCCGGACAGGGCGGCCAGGGCCGCCCCGTCCCGCACTGTGCACGGCGGGCGAGGGCTGCTAGCCCTTCGCCGCCTCCTTGAGCTTCGAGCCCGCGGACACCTTCACGCTGTACCCGGCGGGCACGGTGAGCGGGGCACCGGTCTGGGGATTGCGGCCGGTGCGAGCGGCACGGTGAGTGCGCTCGAAGCTGAGGAACCCGGGGATGGTGATCTTCTCGTCGCCCTTCGCGACGATCTCGCCGACGGTCTCGGCGAGCGCGGCCAGTACGGCGTCGGCGTCCTTGCGGGTCACCTGGGCGCGGTCGGACAGCGCGGTCACCAAATCGCTGCGGTTCATATGTGCACTCCGTGTGGTTTGTTCCTGATTGAAGACTCGCAGTCATGCTGCCAGGCCCCACTGACAATCCAGGGCCCGGCGACTCCACCACACGGTATCACGCGTAAAACTTGACCGCAGGTGAAACTTGAAGTTACTTTTTACGCGTCACTCGATCTTCTGGCCGGCGCCCCCTTCCGCCTCACCCCGCCCAGCCCTGGCCTCCCCGAAAGGACTCCTCCGATGAGCTCCGCCGCCATATCGGCCGTGCCGCACTTCCGCTTCTCGTTCTCCCGGCCTGCCCACCGCACCGAACAAGCCGGCCAGCCCCCGCGCCACGTTGACGCCTGGAAGGCCATCGCCTCTGCCGTCGACGGCGCGGCCGCCGCTCTCCTGCCCATGAGCGTTCTCGGTGCGCCCGGCCCCGGCGTCGGCCTCCGCGCTCGCAACTCGCTGATCCGCGGCCACCTGCTGCTCCGGCGAGTTCAGGAGCGCAACGCGAATTACGTCGGCCAGGCGCGCACCCCCTGGGGCAGGCTCCTGCGGCGCCGTAAGACCGCGGACCTCCGCCCGTACCTGACGGCGTTCATCGAGGCCATCGCCTACGCCCACATGGTCGCGGACGGACAGCCCGCGTCTGCCGACCTGCCGGTCCTCCTCCAAGCCAGTGGCCGCCTTCCTCTGATCCAGCGGTTCCGCCAAGACCGGCTGGTCGTCCACGGCATCCGCTGACCTCCCCCGCCCCTCCCGGTCGACAGTCGAAAGGCAGACATGCACACACCCGAACCCCACGCCGTGCCTGCGGCCTCCGCCGCGGCCTTCCGCGCGGCGATGGACGGAGTCGGCCACGCGCGCGAGACGGCCCGCACGGTCGCCCTCGCCGTGCTGGCGGATGCCTGCGACGGAGACGTACGCCAGTACCTCCGGTCGCCCGGCGCCCTCAACAGCCGCGTCACTTCCCGCTTCGGGACGGTTCGGATCGTCCCGGAATCTGACGGCGATCGCGCGCAGTCGGACATCACGGTCAGCCCTGCGGCGTACGAGCGCATCAGTGAGCACCTGCTCGAGGAGTGCTTCCACGACGAGGAGTGCACGTGCCTCGAGGATCCGTGGCCTGCAGTGCAGGACCTGCCGCGCGACACGGAGATCAAGCTCCTCGACATTGGCGGCACCGTCCGCGGTACGGCGACTCGCTCCCCATTCGGTCGCGGCGACGTGGCCCTCGTCCTCAACAACCAGAGCGTGATCGAGACCGCCGAGATCCTGCGGATCGCCGCGCAGACTCCCGATCTCGCATAGCCGCCCACTCCGCGGCCGACCGCCTGCCGCGCCGCCCCTCTCACGCCCGCCCAGTTCCCAGTTGTCCATCAAGGAGGACCGTCATCCCCAACACAGAAGTCGAAGCAGCACTACACGCCCAGTTCGACCGCCTCGGCCAGGCCCTGGCCGTCGTCTTCAACGATCTCCAGGTCGAGGGCGGCCGGTGGATCCATGAGGTGGAACGAGGGTGGACGCGCTTCGGCCACGTCCGGCTGCTCCACCCCTCAGGCATCGGCATCGCCGTCTACCAGATCAACACCCACGAGCGGCTGACCGTAGGCGGGATCTTCCCCGGCGTGGGGTCCGCCCTGAGCTCGGACACCATCACCCTGGGCACTCACCGTCCGCCCGAGCGACTGGCCAGGGACATCATCCGCCGCGTCCTTCCCGGATACCTGGCGAAGATCGGCGAAGCCCTTGAGGAGGCCGCCGAGGCGGAGCGCCACCGCCAGGCCCGCGTTGTCATGAACGAGCGCCTCACGCAGGTCCTGCCCAACATCTCCCGCGGGCACATTTCGCCGCACGAGGCGACCGACCGCAAGAGGTCCTACTGGCCAGGCGGGGTGCGGAGTCTCGATCCGCGTCCCGCTATCGCCCAGGGGGAGGTCAAGCTGAGCACCGATGCCCAGTCGATGGACATCAAGATGTCCGAAGTGCCGACCGCGCTGGCCTTGCGCATCCTGGCCCTGCTCGATCCGCGGGACGCTCTGGAAGGGAGGGTCATGCCGCACGCCGTGAGCCCTGCCCCGCGCGAACTCGCGCCGGCCCCCCGCACGATCGTCGGCCAGGTCGTCGCCCGCTCGCCCGGCAGGAACAGGCATCAGGCGACGCTGCCCGAGGCCGGGAACCACACCAACCTTGAGAACGCTCCCCTACCGCAGCGGGCATCCACACCTCACCCGCAATGACGCGTATAACTTGCCCGCCTGCTCATTGATCGGTACTCTATAGGCGTCACCCGGCGAGCATGCGGCGCCTGGCCAAGCCGGGGTGACCTCGCAGAACTGACCTCAGCCGCACGGCGTTTGGCCGCAGCAGAGTTCCTGGACAGCTACGCCGCCCAGCTCGACTCCCATCGCGCCGCGCTCGCCCTCGCGCGCCGTGCCGTGGCCGACATCGAGCAGCGGCTCGGCAAGGTGCACGGTCAGCTCGCCGCGTAGCCGTTCGGGCGCTGCCCGTTCTCTGCTTCTCCGTCTACCTGCCTGGAAGTGATCCTGATCCCCCGATTCCCCACCGTCCGCGCCGATTTGGACCTGCCCGGTGTCGGCCAGCTGGCGATGCGGGTGACCCGCCTCGATCACGGACATGTCCGGTACACCGTCCGCGGCCCCCATCTGAGGGGGACCTTCGTGGTGATCCCCGAGGCGCTGGCCGATGGGACGCTGCTGCCCAGCACGGTGCGTGTCCAGTTCGGCGACCACGGCGAGCCGATCGACGGCGATGGGTCGTTCTACTCGTATCCGCGCCCCGACGAGCCGGTCGTCTTCAATGTCCGGATTCATGGCTGGGCAAAGCGCATCAACCCCGACGAGCCGCCCGCAGGCTGGTTCCTTGACCGCTATGCGACCTGCCTGCGCGACAACGGGGTCCAGCGCGAGCTGAGCACTGGGGTGCGGCGGCGTACGGAGAGCGTGCTCCGGGCGCTCGTGCGGCACTGGGCCGTGCGACCGGACCGTACCGAGCTGATCACTGCGGCGGCTCGGCGCGAGGGCGACTACCTGGCTAAGCACGAGGCGGGCAAGGCGGAGGTCCTGGAGGCCGAGATCCGCGAGCTGGCCGCACAGCGGCAGCTGGCGCGGACGCGCCTGAACCAGGTGCTCGGCGTCATCCGACGGCGCGCGCTGACCGTCCGGCCGGCCGACCCGCTGGGCGTGAAGGTGCCGATCGTCACCGGAAAGGGCGAGTCCCTGGGCGCCGTCACGGTCCGGGAAGTCGCGGTGAACGACCAGGTCGCCGGGACGGTGGTGTACGAGGTGACGGGTCACAGGCTGAACGGCCGCTTCACGGTCGGCCGCGAGCACTTCCGGCCGCTCCCGGTCCCGGTCGGCCTGCGCGTCACCTTCGGCCACGTCCAGTCCGCCAACGACCACTTCACGCACGAGCGGGAGCATGCGCCGTGGGTGAACGGCGTGTGCATCAACAGCTTCTGGGACCTGGACGTCGCGGAGGGAATCACGCCCACCACGCCGGAGGACCTGCCGGCGCGGGCCAGCACCGGGGTCCGAGCCGGGATGCGCCCGGCGTGGCCCACCCGGCAGCGCACCTCTGCGGTCCTGCGTGTGCTCGCCCTGCGCTACCTCGCGCGTGGTGACGTCGAGGCGCTCCAACTGGCCGCGGCGAAGGCCCAGGCCCCCTACCAGCGCGGCATGTACCGCCGGGAGCTGCGCGAACTCCGCGCCCGTCAACGCCACCTCGAGTCGCTCGCGGCTGGCCACCGCTGTCGCGAGCAGGCCTACCGGGCCCTGCTGGTCTGAACCCGATCCCCACCCGCACCACCGGGCGCATGCCCCGACCCGCGTACGTTCCAACCCACTTGGAGATTTCATGCCCGTGCCACCGCGTACCCCCACGAGTACCGAGACCGCCCACCTGAAGAAGGCCTGCCGCGACCCCAAGGGGCTCCTGCCCGATGGAGTGTCCACGCGCCTGCTGAAGGCGATGCTCGACGCGGGCTACATCTACCGCGCGGACGCCGACGGATACCGGATCGCGGACGCCAACGCGCTCGACTACGACGGCGTGACGACATGGCGTATCACGCTGCCAGGGCGCCGCGCGGTCCTGACCCGCGCCCAGTGGCGTGCTCTGAGCGAGCAGGTGGGGGCGGACGGAGCCTTCACTCCCAAGGTCAACTACGTGACGCGGATGACGCTGCAGGCCCTGCGCCTCGCCGAGTTCCGTGACGGTGAGGGCCGTCTTCGGCCGACCGACGGCTCGACGGGTCTTCGCGGCCCGCAGTTCGGCGCCTTTCCTACGGCTGTGGGCCGGGACCTCGCCGAGCTCGCCCGGGGCGAGGCGGATGGGTGAACGAAGCCAGTGAGGGTCACCGACGGAATGCGACTACCTGCGATCTCGGAGCTCCCACCCCGTGATAGGTGCCGCGAGATTGCATTGCGAATCCCATCCTGATCGCCCGAGATCGAGCGGGAAAGTTGCGCTGGAGCAACCGGGCCGCGGTTCAGATCGTCCCAGCGGGCATGACGACACGCGGCACGCCGTTTCCGCGGCCCATGCCAGACTGGCCGTACTGCACACATGGGGCGGACCCCGGAAGCGACCCGGTCGGCTGCCGGGGCCGCACGGTAGAGCCGTACGCTGCATGCCTGGCTCACCTAGCAGACGATGAACGGACCGCCTACCTCCGTACACTGGATCTAGGCAGCGACCTTGACCACCGCGGCACCCCCGTCTCAGGTGAGCTGCTGGAGCAGCTCTTACATCAACTGCATGATCCCGCCACCGGTCGGCACCAAGTCGGCCACGCCCAGTTCGACGGGGCGCAGTTCTCCGGAGTCGCCTGGTTTTACAGGGCGCACTTCTCCGGCAACGCCGTGTTCGACGGGGCGCACTTCTCAGGCGACGCCATGTTCGACCGGGCGCAGTTCTCCAGCCTCGCCCGGTTCGACCGGGCGCAGTTTCCCAGCGTCGCCCGGTTTTACGGAGCGCAGTTCTCCGCCGACGCCCTGTTCGACGGGGCGCAGTTCTCCAGCGACGCCCAGTTCCACGAGGTGCAGTTCTCCCGCGTCGCCCGGTTTTATGGGGCGCAGTTCTCCGGCGACGCCGTGTTCGACGGGGCGCAGTTCTCCAGCGACGCCCGGTTCGACGGGGCGCAGTTCGATATAGCTTCCCAGCTAGGCCCACTGCTCTGCCGGGGAACCCTCGGCCTGTCCGCGGCGCGGTTCGGCAGCCCTCTGACGCTCGAGGCGGCCACGGCGCGCGTCGACTGCCAGCGCACACGTTTTGACTCCACTGCGGCACTGCGACTGCGCTACGCCACGGTGGACCTCAGCGACGCGGTCCTGGAGCATCCGCTGACCATCACGGTCAAGACAGCGCCCTTTACGAGCATCAACACCGGAGAAGCCTTGCCGGAAGGCGAACTGGTTGGCTCCGATCCGGCCGTGCGCATGGCGTCTCTGAGAGGTGCGGACACGGCGCACCTGGCGCTGCACAACGTGGACCTGTCCGGCTGTCTACTGTCCGGTACGGTGCACCTGGACCAGCTCCGCCTGGAGGGCGACTGCCCCTTTGCCCTCGCCCCGTCGGGCCGACGATGGACCGCGCGACGGACACTGGCCGAGGAGCAGCACTGGCGCGCCGCTCAAGGCGAAGCCGGATGGACCGCGGCCCCGGCCGGAGCCGATGCGGTGGGGCCGGCGACGCTGGCGCCGGTGTACCGGCAGCTGCGGAAATCCTTCGAGGACAGCAAGAACGAGCCGGACGCCGCGGACTTCTACTACGGCGAGATGGAGATGCGCCGCCACGACCGCACCCGGCCCCGCGCCGAGCGCGCGCTGCTGGCTGCGTATTGGGCGGTGTCTGGGTACGGGCTGCGGGCGGCCCGCGCGATGGGCTGGCTGCTCGGCGCGATGGCCGCCACCGTGCTGGTGATGATGTTGTGGGGCCTGCCCCTGGGTGCACCGCAATCCGCGACCACCGGGCAGCTGACCGGCCAGGACATCACCCTGACCACCGACGTACCCGATCCGGTCAACCCCAGCGGTCCGCTCCGCTCCCGGATCACCACCGATCGGTGGGAGAAGGCGATGCGGATCGTGGTGAACTCGGTCGTCTTCCGCTCCTCCGGCCAGGACCTCACCACCGCCGGCACCTACACCGAGATGGCCTCCCGGCTAACCGAACCCGTGCTCCTCGGCCTGGCCGTCCTTGCCGTCCGCGGCCGCATCAAACGATGAACACCGGCCCCGCCATTCCGCCACCCGAGCCACAGAATCTCGTCGATGGACCGGTGAGACCGTGCGGTGAGTTGAGCGCCGCCCAGGCCCGAGCAGGGTGCGGCTGATCCGAGTGTCGGGGCCCTGAAATGGCTGTGCCCCGGGCCGCGTACCCGCTGGGGGCAGAGGCAGACACCGGGGCTTACCAAGCTGTGCCCCGGACAGTGGTGCCGGGGGGTGGCAGTGACTGCTACCCGGGGCTTACATGATCAGTCTACGGTCAACTCGGCTGTATCGCACGCGAACTACCCGCTCTGGGATCATATCCCGTCGGGTTGCAGGGCGGGTCAGCGGGCCGGCGGCAGGCGCTCGTCGGCCCATTGGCGTGCCCGTGCGATTCGCGCACGGTTCCAGCCGGGCTCCTTGGGCAGCGCGCGCAGGAACCCGCGCAGTTCGCTGGCCGGGATAATCGTCACTCCGGAGCTGATGAGGCCGCCCGGCGGTACCTCGGCGTAGTGCACGGCGATGATCGCCTGCACGTGGGTGCCGAGAACCTCGGCTGCGCGGCCTGCTTCCCACAGCACGGTGTCGAGGGTCTTCTGCTGTGGGTGACGGCCGTACCAGAGCTGCCCGTGGCGCAGTTGGACCCTCGCCCGTTTCGCCTTCCAGGTCTTCGTGTCCACGTAGACGGGGCCGCAGCGTCCGAGGACGAGGTGATCCAGGTTCGCCCTGGAGCGCGGTATCTGCCGATCGTGCAGGACTGCCCAGGCCCCGAATCCGAACCACACCAGTGGTGCGAGGATCCAGCGGGTGCGCCGCTCTCCGGCGGCTCCGGTTGCCCAGGTGCTGCCCTTGCTGCGGTAGATGCGGCGCAGGGCCAGCGCGGTGACCACCACGGTGACGGCCAGGCCGGCGTGCGGGCTGGTGAGGGTGGCGGTGAGGTAGCCGAGCCCGAGGGCGAGAGGCAGGACGAGCAACGGCAGGGCCCAGCTGGCGGTGCGGTGCTGCTTGCGGCGTTCGGCGGCGCGGATGGTGTCGGCCATGGCCTGGGCGCTCGCGCCGGCGCCGGTACGGCGCCTGGGTCGCGTGGAGGGCGTGGAGGGCATCCCGATCTCCTTGGGAATCGTGCACGTACGGAGATCGCGATGGTGTGGGTCCCGGGTTGTGGACAGAGTCCGGCGTCGGCGGCTGCGGGAGGTCTGGGCGCCGCGGTGACGGAGCCGGGTCGTTCCAGCTCCGTCACCGCGGCGGTCCCGGTCAGGCGATGTGCTTCAACTCCCACAGTCGCAGGAGTGAGTTGGGGCTGTAGGCCCATTCGGTGCCGCCGATGAGCGACTGGGCGACGATGTACTGGTTGCCCTGCCAGAGCGGTATGAGCGGGACGTCGCGGGCCATGGTGTGCTGGACGCCTTCGAGGGCCGAGGCGGCGTCGGTGCGGTTGGCGGAGAGGCGGGAGCGGGCGAGCGTGTCCAGGACGCTCTTCGGCCCGTAGGGGACGTACATCGGGTTGTCCTTGCCGACGAAGGGGCCGATGAAGTTGTCGGCGTCGGGGAAGTCGGGGTACCAGCCGAGCCCGAAGGCCTCGTAGGCGCCGTGTGACGCCTTCTCCTGGTAGTCCTGCCAGTTGTCGACTGCCTTCACGTCGACGTCGAAGAGCCCGCCGGCCTCGAGTTGCTTCTTGAGCACGGCGAACTCGGTGCGCGTGGTGGGTCCGTAGTGGCCGGAGGTGTACGTCAGGGTAAGCGGGACCGGCGTGGTGACGTCTGCTGCGGCGAGCTCGGTGCGCGCCTTGTCGATGTCGACCTCGCTGTACTGGTCGAAGAAGGCGGTGGTGTGGCCGTCGATTCCTGCCGGGACAGTCGAGTAGAGGGGCTCGACGGTGCCGGCGTAGACGGTGCCGGCGAGTTCCCCGCGGTCGATGAGGTGCGCCATCGCGCGCCGCACGCCCGCCTTCTCCAGGTTCGGGGCCCGCGTGTTGAGGATGAGTGCGCGGACCTCCTGGCCTCGCATCTCGAGGACCTTGATGCCGGACTTGGTGTCGTCCCTGGCCTGCAGGTCGCTGATCTGGTCCTGGGTCAGCCCGCGGTGGACGACGTCGATCGTGCCCGCCTTGAGGGCGGCGAGCATCTGGTCGTTGTTCTTGAAGTACCGCACGCGCACTTCGTCGTTCTGCAGGGACTCGGGTCCGCGGTAGTCGGGGTTGGCCGTCAGGACGGCTTCACTGCCCGCGCGGTACTCCGACAGCACGTACGGGCCGGACCCGGTGATCTTTCGGGTGGGCCGCGCCTTCTTGGCGGGGTAGTCGCGGTGGTCCACGATCGCGGCCGCCGGGGTTGCCAGGGCGAACGGGAAGGTCGCATCGCCGCGCTTGAGGTGGAAGGTGACGTCGCTGCCCTTGGTGGTGATGTCCTTGATGCTGGCCAGCAGGGAGGACGGGCCGAGCGGATGCTCCATGGTGCGCACCCGGTCGATGGAGTACTTGACGTCCTTCGCGGTGACGTCCTGGCCACTGCTGAACGTGAGGCCGGTCCGCAGCGTGCAGCGGTAGGTCACGTTGCCGAGGCCGACCCAGGTGCAGGATTCGGCCGCATCGGCGGTGGGTTCCTGGCTGCCGCGCTTGTAGGTGAGCAGGCTCTGGGTGGCTGCGCTGAGCAGTGTCCAGGTGCCCGTGTCGTAGCTGGCCGTGGGGTCCAGCGAGTCGAGGGTGTCGGTGGTGCCCACGACGATGATGCGCGGCTTGTCGGCGTCACCGGCCAGCGTCCCGCAGCCGGCGGTCATCGTCATCAGGCCGGCGAGCGTGAAGACGCTCGCTCGGGTGGACCAGTTCACAGCTTCTTCTCCTTTGCAGCGCGTTCGAGTGCAGCACTCGGCGGACTGATCTCCACGCGCCACGGCCCCCGCCATGTAGAGCGAGGTGTGGGCCTCGCTCCGCATCCAATCTGAATCGCTGCAGCAAATGACTTTGGCATATCCCACAAGTGGGCGCCAGGGCTGTCCGCGGAGCTGCAACCTCCTGGGGGCCGCCCGTGCTTGGTGATATCGGGCAGAGTGGATCTTCCTGTCACGGTATGCCTCTCTGGTGCGGGAAAGGTGGTCGCCCCTCGCCGGCGGGCGGGTCTGCCCTGCGGCGAAGTGCGCGCGGATCTCGGCTCGTCCGCCGCGCCGCGATTGCGGGGCGCGGTCAGCTGGCTTCGGGGCCTTCCTGCTGGACAGGGCCCGGTCCGGCGCAGTGTTCCGGGGTCACGGGGTGCAGGTGCGGCGCGGCGTCGCCCGGGTCCTCGGCGTAGGTGGCGCGGGGCAGTTCCAGGGTCTCGCTGTAGCGCAGGACGACCTCGTCGAAGGTGATGCCGGCCTTGTCTGCGGCGGCGGTGGCCTTCTGCTGCCGGTGGAAGGCGAGCGTGTCGCCGTCCTTGATGTAGGTGCCGAAGGCGCTGACCGCTGCGGTCAGCAGCTTCTCGCGGTGGGGGTCCATGTGCCGTTCCTCTCTGTGTGGTTCGTGGTGCGGCCGGGCCTGTGGGTGGTGACGGGCGCGCTGGTGCTCAGTGCGCCGTATCGGGGAGCTCGGGCGTCGGCCGGAGTTCGGAGCGCCCCAGCCGGATCCCTTCGCGCCGGTTGCGGCCGAGACGGAAGGCGTGCGGTGTGCGCCTTGGTGGCGAAGTCGGCGTGCGCCGATCGCGACCAGGGCCTCGCGCAGCCAGGCGGATGGGTCGTTGCCGGCTCGAGGCGCCGGCGCGCCGAGGCGGATGAGCTTGTCCTCGACGTAGCGGTGGCCCTGCTCCTGGCTGCGGACCTTCTGGGCCGCGCGGTCGGAAGCACGCAGGTTCGCGGAATCCAGGACGGGATCACCAGCGAACCCGCTCGCAGATCGCCTCCAGCACGTCACTTCGGCGGCGGGTTCCACTTGCACCAGCTCCGTCCCGTGGGACTCCAGAAGCTGTCAACTGCCGGCAGTAGAAGGGACATACTGGTCCAGTGCCGGGTGGAACG
The window above is part of the Streptomyces sp. NBC_01304 genome. Proteins encoded here:
- a CDS encoding HU family DNA-binding protein, yielding MNRSDLVTALSDRAQVTRKDADAVLAALAETVGEIVAKGDEKITIPGFLSFERTHRAARTGRNPQTGAPLTVPAGYSVKVSAGSKLKEAAKG
- a CDS encoding nuclease-related domain-containing protein — its product is MPSTPSTRPRRRTGAGASAQAMADTIRAAERRKQHRTASWALPLLVLPLALGLGYLTATLTSPHAGLAVTVVVTALALRRIYRSKGSTWATGAAGERRTRWILAPLVWFGFGAWAVLHDRQIPRSRANLDHLVLGRCGPVYVDTKTWKAKRARVQLRHGQLWYGRHPQQKTLDTVLWEAGRAAEVLGTHVQAIIAVHYAEVPPGGLISSGVTIIPASELRGFLRALPKEPGWNRARIARARQWADERLPPAR
- a CDS encoding ABC transporter substrate-binding protein, translated to MNWSTRASVFTLAGLMTMTAGCGTLAGDADKPRIIVVGTTDTLDSLDPTASYDTGTWTLLSAATQSLLTYKRGSQEPTADAAESCTWVGLGNVTYRCTLRTGLTFSSGQDVTAKDVKYSIDRVRTMEHPLGPSSLLASIKDITTKGSDVTFHLKRGDATFPFALATPAAAIVDHRDYPAKKARPTRKITGSGPYVLSEYRAGSEAVLTANPDYRGPESLQNDEVRVRYFKNNDQMLAALKAGTIDVVHRGLTQDQISDLQARDDTKSGIKVLEMRGQEVRALILNTRAPNLEKAGVRRAMAHLIDRGELAGTVYAGTVEPLYSTVPAGIDGHTTAFFDQYSEVDIDKARTELAAADVTTPVPLTLTYTSGHYGPTTRTEFAVLKKQLEAGGLFDVDVKAVDNWQDYQEKASHGAYEAFGLGWYPDFPDADNFIGPFVGKDNPMYVPYGPKSVLDTLARSRLSANRTDAASALEGVQHTMARDVPLIPLWQGNQYIVAQSLIGGTEWAYSPNSLLRLWELKHIA
- a CDS encoding pentapeptide repeat-containing protein, which produces MDLGSDLDHRGTPVSGELLEQLLHQLHDPATGRHQVGHAQFDGAQFSGVAWFYRAHFSGNAVFDGAHFSGDAMFDRAQFSSLARFDRAQFPSVARFYGAQFSADALFDGAQFSSDAQFHEVQFSRVARFYGAQFSGDAVFDGAQFSSDARFDGAQFDIASQLGPLLCRGTLGLSAARFGSPLTLEAATARVDCQRTRFDSTAALRLRYATVDLSDAVLEHPLTITVKTAPFTSINTGEALPEGELVGSDPAVRMASLRGADTAHLALHNVDLSGCLLSGTVHLDQLRLEGDCPFALAPSGRRWTARRTLAEEQHWRAAQGEAGWTAAPAGADAVGPATLAPVYRQLRKSFEDSKNEPDAADFYYGEMEMRRHDRTRPRAERALLAAYWAVSGYGLRAARAMGWLLGAMAATVLVMMLWGLPLGAPQSATTGQLTGQDITLTTDVPDPVNPSGPLRSRITTDRWEKAMRIVVNSVVFRSSGQDLTTAGTYTEMASRLTEPVLLGLAVLAVRGRIKR